One stretch of Xiphophorus maculatus strain JP 163 A chromosome 19, X_maculatus-5.0-male, whole genome shotgun sequence DNA includes these proteins:
- the LOC102216962 gene encoding protein tyrosine phosphatase type IVA 2-like isoform X1, with translation MNRPAPVEISYDCMRFLITHNPTDAQLGKFIEVRPRPLLFLVLVLTRFVLLQELKAYGVTTLVRVCSATYDQAPLGQEGIQVLDWPFDDGSAPPEQVVDDWLNLLQVKFREEPGGCVAVHCVAGLGRAPVLVALALIECGMEYEDAVHLIRQKRRGALNAKQLHFLENYRPKLCLRSKDANGQSCCLQ, from the exons ATGAACCGCCCGGCGCCAGTGGAGATCTCCTACGACTGTATGCGTTTCCTCATCACGCACAACCCCACCGACGCTCAGCTGGGGAAGTTCATCGAGGTACGGCCCCGACCTcttctgttcctggttctggttctgacccgctTTGTCCTCCTGCAGGAGCTGAAGGCGTACGGCGTCACCACCCTGGTGCGGGTCTGCTCTGCCACGTATGACCAGGCGCCGCTGGGCCAGGAGGGCATCCAGGTTCTG GATTGGCCGTTCGATGATGGCTCCGCCCCCCCAGAGCAAGTGGTTGATGATTGGCTGAACCTGCTGCAGGTGAAGTTCAGGGAGGAGCCGGGCGGCTGCGTGGCGGTGCACTGCGTGGCCGGACTGGGCCG CGCTCCGGTTCTGGTGGCTCTGGCGCTGATCGAGTGTGGGATGGAGTACGAAGACGCGGTCCACCTCATCAGACA GAAGCGACGCGGCGCGCTGAACGCCAAGCAGCTGCACTTCCTGGAGAACTACCGACCCAAACTCTGCCTGCGCTCCAAGGACGCCAACGGCCAGAGCTGCTGCCTGCAGTAG
- the LOC102216962 gene encoding protein tyrosine phosphatase type IVA 2-like isoform X2, whose amino-acid sequence MNRPAPVEISYDCMRFLITHNPTDAQLGKFIEELKAYGVTTLVRVCSATYDQAPLGQEGIQVLDWPFDDGSAPPEQVVDDWLNLLQVKFREEPGGCVAVHCVAGLGRAPVLVALALIECGMEYEDAVHLIRQKRRGALNAKQLHFLENYRPKLCLRSKDANGQSCCLQ is encoded by the exons ATGAACCGCCCGGCGCCAGTGGAGATCTCCTACGACTGTATGCGTTTCCTCATCACGCACAACCCCACCGACGCTCAGCTGGGGAAGTTCATCGAG GAGCTGAAGGCGTACGGCGTCACCACCCTGGTGCGGGTCTGCTCTGCCACGTATGACCAGGCGCCGCTGGGCCAGGAGGGCATCCAGGTTCTG GATTGGCCGTTCGATGATGGCTCCGCCCCCCCAGAGCAAGTGGTTGATGATTGGCTGAACCTGCTGCAGGTGAAGTTCAGGGAGGAGCCGGGCGGCTGCGTGGCGGTGCACTGCGTGGCCGGACTGGGCCG CGCTCCGGTTCTGGTGGCTCTGGCGCTGATCGAGTGTGGGATGGAGTACGAAGACGCGGTCCACCTCATCAGACA GAAGCGACGCGGCGCGCTGAACGCCAAGCAGCTGCACTTCCTGGAGAACTACCGACCCAAACTCTGCCTGCGCTCCAAGGACGCCAACGGCCAGAGCTGCTGCCTGCAGTAG